One window of the SAR324 cluster bacterium genome contains the following:
- the metF gene encoding methylenetetrahydrofolate reductase [NAD(P)H]: MRIINIYNQKRPVFSIEIFPPKTPEGLLALKNKLIQFKDFHPDYISVTYGAGGSTRSNTHELASYIKNYLQIEATAHLTCVAHTRNEIETVLDELKASNIENILALRGDPPKGNEHFIPPTGGFSYANELIEAIVQRKQFGIGAAGYPEGHIEAESLASDIMYLKKKVDAGAEFIITQCFMANDLFLKWRDLVRKQGIHVPLIPGILPAQSLEQITRFAGMCGCHLPDSLLNALQTHQHDAEAMRQVGLDHARIQIEGLLKEGIEGIHLYALNRLDTVEKLAPVITGSPSKAK; the protein is encoded by the coding sequence ATGAGAATTATCAACATTTACAATCAAAAGCGTCCCGTTTTTTCAATTGAGATTTTTCCGCCGAAAACACCTGAGGGACTGCTGGCACTCAAAAATAAACTGATTCAGTTCAAGGATTTTCATCCTGATTATATTTCAGTGACTTATGGTGCTGGTGGCAGCACACGGAGCAATACCCATGAACTGGCTTCATACATTAAAAATTATCTTCAGATTGAGGCTACCGCACATCTCACCTGTGTGGCGCATACCCGGAATGAAATCGAAACGGTATTGGATGAACTGAAAGCTTCCAACATTGAAAACATTCTGGCGTTGAGAGGTGACCCACCTAAAGGGAATGAGCATTTTATTCCCCCCACGGGAGGGTTTTCCTATGCCAATGAATTGATTGAAGCGATTGTTCAGCGCAAACAGTTTGGCATTGGTGCGGCGGGCTATCCTGAAGGGCACATTGAAGCTGAAAGTCTGGCGTCAGATATCATGTACCTGAAGAAAAAGGTGGATGCTGGTGCGGAGTTTATCATTACCCAGTGTTTTATGGCTAATGATCTGTTTTTAAAATGGCGGGATCTAGTACGAAAACAGGGAATTCATGTGCCACTGATTCCCGGAATTCTGCCGGCACAGTCACTGGAACAAATCACCCGTTTTGCCGGAATGTGTGGGTGCCATCTTCCGGATTCCCTGCTGAACGCTTTGCAAACACACCAGCACGATGCCGAGGCCATGCGCCAGGTCGGACTGGATCATGCCCGGATACAGATTGAAGGATTATTGAAAGAAGGTATTGAGGGAATTCATTTGTATGCCCTCAACCGTCTGGACACTGTTGAAAAATTAGCGCCGGTTATTACGGGAAGTCCCTCAAAAGCTAAATGA
- a CDS encoding HlyD family efflux transporter periplasmic adaptor subunit, translated as MRLVSLIKKIIRFSLPPLILAAGVVLMLFLVKSRPVAKKEIPEFKGHLVQTRTMHPTQHQIEIKGHGVVKASQQMILTPQITGTIQWINEKLDKGKFFRKGEILISLNPLNNANLELTVLKAPFNGTVQSSNLTIGQYITPGTPLATLVNSDTAEVVMDLPLSLLKWIPQQTPPNQINAISMISMKTGTDTETWRAMARRYLMGVTNQGMMMQIILEVQDPFRLSDTQALVPLFLGAFVDVTIPGQTLENVYPVPIAALHGSDTVWLVKEGLLFVQPVQVIFKNMEFAFVKSGIMPGDELITSPLKGASSGLKVRMERVDSARTNISPQTAGVSL; from the coding sequence ATGCGCCTCGTGTCGCTGATCAAAAAAATAATTCGTTTTTCACTTCCGCCCCTGATCCTTGCCGCAGGAGTTGTTCTCATGCTGTTCCTGGTCAAGTCTCGTCCCGTCGCGAAAAAAGAGATTCCTGAATTCAAGGGACATCTGGTTCAGACACGAACCATGCACCCCACACAACATCAGATTGAAATCAAGGGGCATGGTGTGGTCAAAGCCTCACAACAGATGATTTTGACGCCACAAATTACAGGGACGATTCAATGGATCAATGAGAAACTGGATAAAGGAAAATTTTTCAGAAAAGGAGAAATCCTTATTTCCCTGAACCCGCTGAACAATGCTAATCTGGAGTTGACAGTGCTCAAAGCGCCGTTCAATGGAACCGTACAATCCTCAAATCTGACCATCGGACAATATATCACGCCCGGAACCCCGTTGGCCACGCTCGTCAACAGCGATACCGCTGAAGTGGTCATGGACTTGCCGCTCTCCCTGCTCAAATGGATCCCACAGCAGACACCACCAAACCAGATCAACGCCATTTCCATGATTTCCATGAAAACCGGCACAGACACCGAAACATGGCGAGCCATGGCACGCCGTTATCTGATGGGCGTGACCAACCAGGGAATGATGATGCAGATCATCCTGGAAGTTCAGGATCCCTTTCGCCTTTCTGACACACAGGCTCTGGTTCCCCTGTTTCTGGGAGCGTTTGTGGATGTGACAATTCCCGGACAGACACTGGAAAATGTCTATCCTGTGCCGATTGCGGCCCTGCATGGATCAGATACGGTCTGGCTGGTTAAGGAAGGCCTGCTATTCGTGCAACCAGTTCAGGTTATTTTCAAAAATATGGAGTTTGCTTTTGTGAAATCAGGGATCATGCCCGGTGATGAACTCATCACGTCACCACTGAAAGGTGCCTCCTCAGGATTAAAGGTCAGGATGGAACGTGTGGATTCCGCCCGGACCAATATCAGTCCGCAAACGGCAGGAGTGTCACTATGA
- a CDS encoding efflux RND transporter permease subunit, whose protein sequence is MIRWMAQNKVASNLLMFMIVGAGLLIGTDTRQEVFPEFDLDSIQIVIPYPGAPPSEIEEALCIPVEKAVQSIDGIKKIQSWSYEGAGRLLLELEADSDQAKVLEEVKYAVDRITTIPEDAEAPMVQLVQIKRGVLSLVIYGDASPQILKEWSEIVKDTLLQNPEITQAETADSLGSEISIEISEAQLRRYQLTLPQISQIIRQYTLDLPAGKLKTAAGDILIRTKSRRYSAAEYAEIPVITDSQGVVTLGEIANIQDTLEESDLKKTYNGFPATLIDVYRVGDQTPTRISEVVQEMLTSLNPRLPASLRIAILNDRSRILQDRIDLLMRNLRMGLILVFVVLALFLDVKLSFWIMMGIPVAFLGALGLMPALGASINMISLFAYILMLGIVVDDAIVVGENIYTYQEKGLTPEQAAVEGAREISIPVVMSVLTTMAAFTPLFFVPGTTGKFFVIIPYIVIIILGFSLIESLFILPAHLSHPSRWKFPGSGLLEIVRRYVSRGLEFVSHKIYLVSLRIALEFRYTSLALAVFMILCSVGFVAGGRMKFTFMPKIDADVVRASLTMPFGTPAHLTEAATAKMIQDAQVLIRKYEDEKKHPVSTGVFSVSGNGGGNESSVNVYLKSLDERGFSAAEFTRKWQTLVGEIPGAEALQFRFSTGAGPANDLEIQMSHPDFFILDTLVSRLKQEMSQYPGVSNIDDNLSDGKPEIQLSLRPEGVLAGFNEQGLTQQIRAAFQGIEVLKFIRDQNEVNVKLRYPIEERSWFQNLETMIVRSPQGQEMPLFQVAFLRKNQAFSQIERIDGQRIVNVSASVDENVSNSNEIVLGLQSGIVKELKEQFPQLHISFEGASSAQKESMDSLKKYGILALFMIFGLLALQFRSYLQPIIIMSAIPFGVIGAIWGHFFMGYDLSIISMMGIVALTGIVVNDSLIMVDFINQARENGETLIQSILEAGVRRFRPILLTSLTTFFGLIPMIFEQSLQARFLIPMALSLAFGVMFATVITLVLIPVLYLILDDAVSFVKKTTAWLSSPFQESVS, encoded by the coding sequence ATGATTCGCTGGATGGCACAGAACAAGGTCGCGTCCAACTTGCTGATGTTCATGATTGTGGGCGCGGGATTGCTGATTGGAACGGATACCCGTCAGGAAGTTTTTCCGGAGTTTGATCTGGACAGTATCCAGATCGTCATCCCTTATCCGGGAGCCCCCCCCTCAGAAATCGAAGAAGCCTTGTGCATCCCGGTGGAAAAGGCGGTTCAATCCATTGATGGGATAAAAAAAATCCAGTCCTGGTCTTATGAAGGGGCAGGAAGATTGCTCCTTGAACTGGAGGCGGATTCAGATCAGGCCAAGGTTCTTGAAGAAGTCAAATACGCGGTTGACCGGATTACCACCATTCCGGAAGACGCTGAAGCCCCAATGGTTCAGCTCGTACAGATCAAACGTGGTGTGCTTTCGCTGGTCATTTATGGGGATGCTTCTCCACAAATTCTCAAAGAATGGTCTGAAATCGTTAAAGACACGTTGCTTCAAAATCCCGAAATCACACAGGCTGAAACAGCAGACAGTCTTGGTTCTGAAATCAGTATTGAAATTTCAGAAGCCCAGTTACGCAGATATCAGCTCACGCTCCCTCAAATTTCACAGATTATCCGTCAATACACGCTGGATCTTCCGGCCGGCAAGCTTAAAACGGCCGCGGGGGACATCCTGATCCGCACAAAATCACGAAGATACAGTGCTGCTGAATATGCTGAAATTCCTGTCATCACCGACTCTCAGGGGGTGGTGACTCTTGGAGAAATCGCCAACATTCAGGATACTCTGGAAGAATCGGATCTCAAAAAAACCTACAATGGATTTCCCGCAACGCTGATTGATGTCTACCGTGTTGGGGATCAAACACCTACCCGCATTTCAGAGGTTGTCCAGGAAATGCTGACAAGCCTCAATCCACGGCTTCCGGCATCTCTGCGTATTGCCATTCTCAATGATCGTTCCCGGATTCTTCAGGACAGGATCGATCTGCTGATGCGGAACCTGCGGATGGGACTGATCCTGGTGTTTGTGGTTCTGGCATTGTTCCTTGATGTCAAACTGTCCTTTTGGATCATGATGGGTATTCCTGTCGCGTTTCTGGGCGCATTGGGACTCATGCCGGCTCTTGGCGCGAGTATCAATATGATTTCATTGTTCGCGTATATTCTGATGTTGGGAATTGTGGTGGATGATGCCATTGTTGTCGGAGAGAATATTTATACCTACCAGGAAAAAGGCCTGACACCGGAACAGGCGGCTGTGGAAGGTGCCCGGGAGATCAGTATTCCAGTCGTCATGTCGGTTCTGACCACAATGGCCGCCTTCACGCCACTCTTTTTTGTACCGGGAACAACCGGCAAGTTTTTTGTCATCATTCCATATATTGTGATCATCATTCTTGGCTTTTCCCTGATTGAATCCTTGTTCATTCTTCCTGCGCATCTATCGCATCCTTCCCGTTGGAAATTCCCCGGTTCGGGTTTGCTCGAAATTGTAAGACGCTATGTCAGCAGAGGCCTTGAATTTGTCAGTCATAAAATTTATCTGGTGTCGCTCCGGATCGCGCTGGAATTCCGCTACACCTCCTTGGCCTTGGCGGTGTTCATGATTCTTTGCTCTGTGGGTTTTGTGGCTGGAGGACGTATGAAATTCACGTTCATGCCCAAGATTGACGCGGATGTGGTGCGGGCATCGTTGACCATGCCATTTGGAACCCCCGCTCATTTGACAGAGGCGGCCACCGCAAAAATGATTCAGGATGCGCAGGTCTTGATACGAAAATATGAAGACGAGAAAAAACATCCGGTTTCCACAGGCGTGTTCAGTGTGTCCGGCAATGGCGGCGGCAATGAGTCCAGTGTCAATGTGTACCTCAAGTCCTTGGACGAGCGTGGCTTTTCAGCCGCAGAATTTACCCGGAAATGGCAGACTCTCGTTGGAGAAATTCCAGGTGCGGAAGCGTTACAGTTTCGTTTCAGCACGGGTGCCGGCCCGGCAAACGATCTGGAAATTCAGATGTCCCATCCTGATTTTTTCATTCTGGACACACTGGTAAGTCGTCTGAAACAGGAAATGTCCCAATATCCCGGAGTGAGTAACATTGACGATAATCTTTCTGACGGAAAACCGGAAATCCAGTTGTCCTTGAGGCCGGAAGGTGTGTTGGCCGGATTCAATGAGCAGGGACTTACCCAGCAGATCCGTGCGGCATTTCAAGGCATTGAAGTCCTGAAATTCATCAGGGATCAGAATGAGGTGAACGTCAAATTGCGATATCCGATTGAGGAACGAAGCTGGTTTCAAAATCTGGAAACCATGATCGTGAGATCTCCGCAAGGACAGGAAATGCCACTGTTTCAGGTAGCTTTTCTGCGGAAAAATCAGGCCTTCAGTCAGATCGAACGGATTGATGGACAACGGATTGTCAATGTCTCAGCGTCTGTCGATGAGAATGTCAGCAACAGCAACGAAATTGTCCTTGGTCTTCAGTCCGGGATTGTGAAGGAACTCAAAGAGCAGTTTCCCCAGTTACACATTTCCTTTGAAGGTGCCAGCAGTGCACAAAAGGAATCCATGGACAGTCTGAAAAAATATGGAATTCTGGCACTGTTCATGATTTTCGGCTTATTGGCATTGCAATTCCGGAGTTATCTGCAACCGATCATCATCATGTCAGCGATTCCCTTTGGCGTCATTGGCGCAATCTGGGGACATTTTTTCATGGGCTATGATCTCAGTATCATCAGCATGATGGGAATTGTCGCTCTCACTGGAATTGTGGTCAATGACTCGTTGATCATGGTGGATTTTATCAATCAGGCACGAGAAAATGGTGAAACGCTGATTCAGTCGATTCTGGAGGCTGGTGTGCGGCGATTTCGCCCGATATTGCTCACCTCACTGACCACCTTTTTCGGTCTGATTCCAATGATTTTTGAGCAATCCCTGCAAGCCAGGTTCCTGATTCCCATGGCACTGAGTCTGGCTTTTGGTGTGATGTTCGCAACGGTCATCACCCTGGTGCTGATTCCTGTGCTGTATTTGATTCTGGATGACGCTGTGTCTTTTGTGAAAAAAACAACAGCATGGTTGTCTTCTCCTTTTCAGGAATCAGTGAGCTAA